Proteins from one Anopheles nili chromosome 2, idAnoNiliSN_F5_01, whole genome shotgun sequence genomic window:
- the LOC128732207 gene encoding biogenesis of lysosome-related organelles complex 1 subunit 1, which yields MLSAMIKDHQAKQAAKKEDQERRRKEAIMSANELTQNLVDHLNVGVAQAYLNQKRLDAEAKQLHVGATNFAKQTSQWLALIENFNGSLKEIGDVENWAKTIENDMNVITTALEIAYKTSREK from the exons ATGTTGTCGGCAATGATAAAGGACCACCAAGCCAAACAAGctgcaaaaaaggaagatcAAG AGCGCCGTCGGAAGGAAGCAATCATGTCTGCAAATGAGCTCACACAAAACCTGGTTGATCATCTCAACGTTGG TGTTGCCCAGGCGTATCTGAACCAGAAACGCTTGGATGCAGAAGCCAAACAGCTGCATGTTGGTGCCACGAACTTCGCTAAACAGACGTCCCAATGGCTTGCATTGATAGAGAATTTTAATGGCTCCTTGAAG GAAATCGGAGACGTCGAAAACTGGGCAAAAACTATTGAAAATGATATGAATGTCATAACAACTGCCCTGGAAATCGCCTATAAAACTAGCAGAGAAAAGTAA
- the LOC128730435 gene encoding arrestin domain-containing protein 2-like: MGVQCDIRFTNSTHGTFLSGQRLTGNVQLKLTEPKKFNEISLRIVGYTNVQWSQKRGQGRRRRTVYFSAKRDHLSSVKVLVPSQQGGTTTELPAGEHVYEFACDLPANLPTSFEGSYGQCRYTAQVVMDRPWKFNLTYKVGFTVIKPLDLNTVSPAIRMPARMEDARVFCCGLWRTKPLFVRVTVPCTGYVPGQAIPLTIDLNNQSSRMIEGVNMKLLQEVTYNVEFPEKKTRQEVHTVVKHIGEGVAGETQRKYEQRLVVPTVAPTCAGLNLINVSYRLHMTVRVEGCGMDPVLEIPLTIGTIPLLSYQPPSNPAGAVASTSGNVGFSFGTVQDQLPTSSTGTERTGGIEREGTLPPEYLPPPTYEEAMNAAAVVITDDSDTNAIGTKPYVPLYPSYNFNNVQWPPLPPLAQQPSPAPLPPKQ; this comes from the exons ATGGGCGTGCAATGTGATATCCGTTTCACCAACAGCACTCACGGGACGTTTCTCAGCGGTCAGCGGCTGACCGGGAACGTCCAGCTAAAGCTAACGGAGCCGAAAAAGTTTAAtg AAATCAGTCTCCGGATCGTCGGTTACACCAATGTGCAGTGGTCTCAGAAGCGCGGCCAGGGCAGACGGCGCCGAACGGTGTACTTTTCCGCCAAACGCGATCACTTGTCATCGGTAAAGGTGCTGGTCCCGTCGCAGCAGGGTG GAACTACGACAGAACTGCCTGCCGGAGAGCACGTTTACGAATTTGCTTGCGACCTGCCCGCTAACTTGCCGACATCTTTCGAGGGTTCGTATGGACAATGCCGCTATACAGCCCAGGTGGTTATGGATCGGCCCTGGAAGTTCAACTTGACGTACAAGGTTGGCTTCACCGTCATTAAACCGCTCGATCTGAACACGGTCTCACCTGCGATTCGCATGCCAGCCCGGATGGAAGATGCCCGCGTATTCTGTTGTGGATTGTGGCGCACGAAACCTCTGTTTGTACGCGTGACCGTTCCCTGCACTGGGTATGTGCCCGGTCAGGCCATTCCACTAACGATTGACCTGAACAACCAATCCTCGCGCATGATTGAGGGTGTAAACATGAAGCTGCTGCAGGAGGTGACGTACAACGTGGAGTttccggaaaagaaaacgcgccAGGAAGTGCACACCGTCGTGAAGCACATCGGAGAAGGTGTTGCCGGTGAAACGCAGCGGAAGTACGAACAGCGGTTAGTGGTACCGACTGTAGCACCAACGTGTGCCGGTCTGAATCTTATCAACGTATCCTACCGGTTGCACATGACCGTACGAGTAGAAGGGTGCGGAATGGATCCGGTACTAGAGATCCCGCTGACCATCGGAACGATCCCTCTACTGTCCTATCAACCACCAAGCAACCCTGCAGGTGCAGTAGCATCCACTAGTGGAAATGTCGGATTTAGTTTCGGTACCGTGCAGGATCAGCTGCCAACTTCTTCTACGGGCACGGAGAGAACTGGAGGTATCGAACGCGAAGGCACACTCCCGCCAGAGTATCTGC CTCCACCGACTTACGAGGAAGCGATGAACGCTGCCGCAGTAGTTATAACCGACGATTCGGATACGAATGCAATCGGTACCAAACCCTATGTTCCGCTCTATCCATCGTACAACTTCAACAATGTTCAGTGGCCTCCTCTTCCGCCGTTAGCACAGCAACCCTCACCCGCACCGTTGCCGCCAAAACAGTAA
- the LOC128730490 gene encoding alpha-(1,6)-fucosyltransferase — protein sequence MIIRQLMGLKPWARVLVPFLFVWVLFVLIFYSKLNTTAAGSSIGEDDDSLKRLDKAVQQLEHSKQIDHELRMLVDEYLAEAGASADRKQHFIDELGNKLDQDGFALGRPRSSPSLEYEQLRRRVKTNTEELWNFLQSEVTKVQKQAQRSAPELVKPLNAFLSLAVEHKRSLLTDIERTRVADGYEGWRHREAADLSELVQKRLTHLQNPENCSTARKLLCRLNKGCGYGCQLHHVVYCFIMAYATERTLILKSKGWRYHKAGWEEVFQPISDTCVDSNGASHASWPGQANTQVLTLPIIDSLNPRPPYLPLAIPADLAPRLMKLHGDPIVWWIGQFLKYLLKPTGETRQMLENGIERLGFKKPIVGVHVRRTDKVGTEAAFHGIDEYMTAVDDYYNQLELTEKVDKRRVFVASDDPKVIEETKNKYPHYEVVGDANVAKMAAVSTRYTDSSLNGIILDIHLLSLSDYLVCTFSSQVCRVAYEIMQSMYPDASGRFRSLDDIYYYGGQNSHNREVVLPHDPKSHDEIQLRPGDLVGVAGNHWNGYSKGKNIRTNQVGLFPSFKVNDRIEIVELPTYPDVK from the exons ATGATTATCCGGCAGCTAATGGGGCTGAAACCGTGGGCCCGTGTGCTAGTGCCCTTCCTGTTCGTGTGGGTTCTATTTGTGCTAATATTCTACTCGAAGCTGAATACCACTGCGGCCGGCAGCTCGATCGGTGAAGACGATGATTCGCTCAAGCGGCTCGATAAGGCAGTCCAGCAACTAGAACACTCGAAACAGATAGACCACGAACTGCGAATGTTGGTCGACGAGTATTTGGCCGAAGCCGGGGCGTCGGCGGATCGGAAGCAACACTTCATTGACGAGCTAGGTAACAAACTCGACCAAGACGGGTTTGCGTTAGGGCGCCCGCGAAGCAGTCCGTCACTCGAGTACGAACAGCTCCGGAGGCGTGTCAAAACGAACACAGAGGAGCTGTGGAACTTTCTGCAATCTGAAGTGACGAAGGTGCAGAAACAGGCGCAACGTTCTGCGCCGGAGCTGGTGAAACCTCTGAACGCATTCCTCTCCCTGGCAGTGGAACACAAACGATCCCTTCTGACCGATATTGAGCGGACGCGTGTTGCCGATGGCTACGAGGGCTGGCGCCATCGAGAAGCGGCCGATCTTAGCGAGCTGGTTCAGAAGCGTCTGACACACCTCCAAAACCCGGAGAATTGCTCCACGGCACGGAAGTTGCTCTGCCGACTGAACAAAGGCTGCGGTTACGGTTGCCAGCTGCATCATGTCGTGTATTGCTTCATTATGGCGTACGCGACTGAGCGCACGCTGATACTGAAATCGAAGGGTTGGCGTTACCACAAAGCCGGCTGGGAGGAGGTCTTCCAACCGATCTCGGACACGTGTGTGGACTCGAACGGCGCATCTCATGCCAGCTGGCCGGGACAGGCAAACACCCAGGTTCTCACTCTGCCCATCATCGACTCTTTGAACCCGCGGCCCCCGTATCTGCCCCTGGCGATTCCGGCGGATTTGGCCCCGCGCTTGATGAAGCTACACGGTGATCCCATCGTGTGGTGGATCGGACAGTTTCTCAAGTACCTACTGAAGCCGACCGGTGAAACGAGGCAAATGCTAGAAAATGGCATCGAGCGGCTCGGTTTTAAAAAACCAATTGTTGG AGTGCATGTACGACGCACGGACAAAGTAGGCACCGAAGCAGCGTTTCACGGTATAGACGAGTACATGACTGCCGTAGATGACTATTATAATCAGCTTGAACTGACTGAAAAAGTTGACAAACGGCGCGTGTTTGTAGCAAGTGATGACCCGAAG GTAattgaagaaacgaaaaacaaatatccTCACTACGAGGTGGTCGGTGATGCAAACGTGGCCAAAATGGCAGCCGTCTCTACGCGGTACACTGATTCGTCGCTGAATGGAATCATCCTGGACATACACCTGCTCTCTCTGAGTGACTATCTCGTGTGCACATTTAGCTCACAGGTGTGTCGTGTAGCTTACGAAATCATGCAGAGCATGTACCCGGACGCGTCAGGACGATTCCGCTCGTTGGATGACATCTACTATTACGGCGGGCAGAACTCGCACAATCGCGAGGTCGTTCTGCCGCACGATCCGAAGAGTCACGATGAAATTCAGCTTCGACCGGGCGACTTAGTCGGTGTCGCCGGCAACCACTGGAACGGAtattcgaaaggaaaaaacatCCGCACCAATCAGGTTGGTCTGTTTCCGTCGTTCAAGGTGAACGATAGAATCGAAATTGTGGAACTGCCCACATACCCCGATGTTAAGTAG
- the LOC128731930 gene encoding arrestin domain-containing protein 3-like has protein sequence MPQSHECEIRFEDNPSAVYFPGQALSGHVKLRILESFKVTGISLHLKGFAEVHWSETSGSGKNRNTTHYRGRQDYINTVTFLQGSHDSGSFDLVPGTQSHPFCYQLPVNLPSSYEGKHGHIRYALKVVLHRPWKIDSKYKVVFNVQCLVNLNENAIALAVPCKMEIQKIFCCWPCASKPLYISVQIPFSGYVAGQMIAVHIEASNRSGRKVLGFSTKLERIVSYISQTPRTRVKRINETVAIACGQGVAAGGQGSWDHHLRVPAIPPTCNQSQLLTVGYQLVVEGNVSGPSINPSITIPITIGTVALVANGMSAMDSNHDQLQQYPVSMGPIATAPVLQEQSASLLPYPSTPFFPYGDPEPIAPPSVPEELLPPPTYEEAVSAPSFNF, from the exons ATGCCACAGTCGCACGAGTGTGAAATACGTTTCGAAGACAATCCGAGCGCCGTTTATTTTCCCGGGCAGGCTCTGTCGGGTCACGTCAAGTTGCGCATACTTGAATCGTTCAAAGTTACGG GTATAAGCCTCCATCTTAAAGGATTCGCCGAAGTCCATTGGTCGGAGACTTCTGGTTCGGgcaaaaatcgcaacacgACTCACTACCGTGGGCGACAGGACTACATCAACACCGTCACGTTCCTTCAGGGTTCACACGACAGCGGCTCATTTGATCTTGTTCCTGGAACTCAGAGCCACCCTTTTTGCTATCAGCTTCCCGTTAATCTACCCAGCTCATACGAGGGCAAACACGGACACATTCGGTATGCCTTAAAAGTGGTGCTTCATCGCCCCTGGAAGATTGATTCGAAGTACAAGGTCGTCTTTAACGTACAATGTCTCGTGAATCTCAATGAGAATGCGATCGCACTAGCAGTGCCGTGCAAAATGGAAATCCAGAAGATATTCTGCTGTTGGCCATGCGCTTCGAAACCACTGTATATTTCGGTCCAAATACCGTTTAGTGGATATGTGGCCGGTCAGATGATAGCGGTACACATTGAGGCTTCCAACCGAAGCGGAAGGAAAGTGCTTGGGTTCAGTACGAAGCTGGAAAGGATCGTATCCTATATTAGCCAGACCCCGCGCACTCGCGTGAAGCGCATAAATGAAACCGTGGCAATAGCATGTGGCCAAGGAGTGGCAGCTGGTGGACAGGGATCCTGGGATCACCATTTGCGCGTGCCAGCCATCCCTCCTACGTGTAACCAAAGCCAGCTTCTGACGGTCGGATACCAACTGGTGGTAGAAGGGAATGTTTCGGGACCGAGCATCAATCCAAGCATTACCATTCCGATAACTATCGGCACGGTTGCACTTGTCGCGAATGGCATGTCTGCAATGGATTCGAATCACGACCAGTTGCAGCAGTATCCTGTATCGATGGGCCCAATAGCAACTGCTCCGGTCCTACAGGAACAATCTGCATCTTTACTTCCATACCCATCGACACCCTTCTTTCCTTACGGCGACCCAGAACCAATTGCACCACCTAGCGTTCCGGAGGAACTACTCC
- the LOC128720160 gene encoding arrestin domain-containing protein 3-like, with translation MPEASVCQIRFDNNPCGVYFPGQNLSGHVELRVLETFKVKGVSLQIKGFAEVKWSESSGTGKSRRTVYYHGRQDYINTVTYLQGSPEGTAFDIAPGTHTYRFGCQLPTNLPTSFEGQHGHIRYTVRVVLHRPWKIDPTYKVGFTVLRHVNLNENALSLSVPCKLEIQKVFCCGPCASEPLYISAQIPISGYVPGQTIAVHIEASNRSRRRVQEFSTKLVKNVCYISQTPYSRVKMVPEVVAEVRCQGVAAGDQGTWDQHIPIPALPSTSSQCQVLTLGYEVEVEGKIPGPNINPRIRIPITLGTVPLAAHAIPTMGIMNHQLQAFPVPSVSAQAVAEASAPPIPYDQLKPNADQLPPPTYEEAVGATPANILEEGEENTGSNRFTPQYMVYRFNE, from the exons ATGCCGGAAGCTAGCGTGTGTCAGATACGGTTTGATAATAACCCTTGCGGTGTTTACTTCCCCGGGCAGAACCTGTCCGGCCACGTCGAGCTGCGCGTACTGGAAACGTTCAAAGTTAAAG GTGTCAGCCTGCAGATTAAAGGATTCGCCGAGGTCAAGTGGTCGGAAAGCAGCGGTACTGGAAAATCCCGCCGAACGGTGTACTACCATGGGCGGCAGGACTACATCAACACCGTCACGTACCTGCAGGGTTCACCGGAAGGTACCGCGTTCGATATTGCACCCGGAACGCATACGTACCGATTCGGTTGTCAGTTGCCCACCAACCTGCCCACCTCGTTCGAGGGTCAGCATGGCCACATACGGTACACGGTCCGGGTGGTGCTTCATCGCCCGTGGAAGATAGACCCGACGTATAAGGTCGGCTTTACGGTGCTACGCCACGTGAATCTTAACGAGAATGCGCTCTCGCTGTCGGTACCATGCAAGCTCGAGATCCAGAAGGTGTTCTGCTGTGGTCCTTGCGCCTCCGAACCACTGTACATTTCCGCACAGATACCGATCAGTGGGTACGTGCCCGGTCAAACGATTGCGGTACACATCGAGGCATCCAACCGCAGTCGAAGGCGGGTGCAGGAGTTCAGCACGAAGCTGGTGAAGAACGTGTGCTACATTAGCCAAACACCGTATAGTCGCGTAAAAATGGTGCCGGAAGTTGTGGCGGAGGTACGCTGTCAAGGAGTAGCCGCCGGTGATCAGGGTACCTGGGATCAGCATATACCGATACCGGCCCTTCCCTCGACCAGTAGTCAGTGCCAGGTGCTGACGCTCGGGTAtgaggtggaggtggagggAAAGATACCGGGACCAAACATCAATCCACGAATTCGCATTCCGATAACTCTCGGTACGGTTCCGCTGGCGGCACATGCGATTCCGACGATGGGCATAATGAACCATCAACTGCAAGCATTTCCCGTACCGTCGGTGTCAGCTCAGGCCGTTGCAGAAGCATCAGCACCACCGATACCGTACGATCAACTCAAACCGAATGCCGACCAACTGC CACCACCTACGTACGAAGAAGCCGTTGGAGCAACTCCAGCCAACATTCTCGAGGAAGGCGAAGAAAATACGGGCAGCAATCGTTTCACGCCACAGTACATGGTTTATCGTTTCAACGAGTAG